The sequence below is a genomic window from Punica granatum isolate Tunisia-2019 unplaced genomic scaffold, ASM765513v2 Contig00433, whole genome shotgun sequence.
GATCTCATTTTCTGACTATTCTTCCCAGTGGATCTGCTGctaaattttttctattgCCTCTGCTTTGCAATTAAGGTCCTCGATTTATACGTGTGGTTGAGTTACCGATTGGAGGATTCTTTCCCTGACCAAGAAGTGGCTGCTTCACAGAGGGCAATGTGTAGCATGTAAGTAGAGATCAATTCGATGTGCTACTATTGATTTATCAGCGTATTTCTTTGACTGCAATCTTATGTTTTTTGCGTGCAAAATAATTAGGCTGATTGAGCAGTTCTTGGAAAGATTCGGGTGGCAGAAGCCGAACAGCAGGAAGTTACCATTGCGCAGAATTTCGGTTTCTCATTTACCCAAAGAAGTTCGATTGCATCTTCAATGACTAACGCTTGAATTCTCATGTTTAGCGATACCCATTTTTGTTCAGTTCTCTTTTTTTAGTCCCAAACATAGGATCAGAACAGACCAAAACAAGGTATCAGAACAACTGATAATCTGTCATTCCGTCTTGTTTCTATCGAGAAGTTCTTCCTTGGGTCATAGTgtctttattttgttattagCAGAAATCTTTCAAGGTCACAATAATGTAATATCTATGTACATTACAAGCAATCCAATGTTATTATGATCATTCCAATTCAATATGGAAAGAGTTTCTTCCTCGCAGATCTGTTATAAATACTCGCCGAGTTTAAACACCTAGCCCACATCCAAAGGAATTACGTTGCGTCGGGCAATTTCTATGTTATTTGCATTCAGTTCCACTGTCATTCATCATACTGATTGAACACATTGGAGATGACTAATAGAGAAGAGAGCATGGAATCGATCCACAAGGTTTCCACTCAATTTCGAGTTGAACAAAGATATTCTTATTGCTGTTATTTTACAGTTGACATCAACTTCTCAGCATGCTCCTTTTCTTTCACCATACCAGCAGCATCCAGCTTCTCGATCAACAATTTACATATGGTCTCCCTCGGGGTCCACCCCTTTGACACCATTTCCTCAAGGAAAGAGCATGCTTTGTCGAGTTTGCCGCTCTTACAGAGCCCACGAACCAACAGCTCGTACGTCCCTAGGTCAATGCTGACATTGTTTCGCAACATATGGCTCAGCAAGAAGTGAAGAACCCtcatcctcttcttcctcgtgCACATCTTCAGTAGAGGCGCGTAAGTCTTAAGATCGGGTTGGCAGGATTCCTCCTCCATCTTCTTAAGCAACTTCAGGGCCACCAATTCTTGCGAACGCTCACAAGCGGCAGCGATCATGGTATTATATGTCAGTACATCACGGTCAACTCCCTCTGCTTCCATGTCCTCGAAGATCTCTTGTGCATCTTTAGACCTTCCAGCCTTACTCAAAATGTATATTAACGAGTTGTAGAACGAGGTGTCAGGGACACATCCTCGACTCTTCATCTTCTCGTAGACTCCCAGAGCCTCGTTTATCTGCTTGGCCTTCCCCAGAGCGTGCATGTAAATTGTGTAGGTAACAACATTCGGAGGACAGCCCTTTTGCGTCATTTCCTTGAGGATGGACTCAGCACTGCGGAAATCCTTCTCTCGGCAGTGCGCGTCAACGAAACACGTATAAGAGACAGAGTCAGGTCTAAGCCCGTGTTTCTCCATCTCTTCCATAACCCGTCGCGCATCGTCCAGCTTCCGGCATTTACAGAATCCGTGTATCAAGATATTAAAGCTCTCCGAACTGAGGCCTACTTCATCCTTGAAAGCCGAAAAGGCTTCTTCAGCACTCTCGACGCTGTCTCCCTTAACCATCGCGTCCATTAATACATTCAATGATTTGATATCCTTACTAACTCCGAACCGGTTCATGCCCTTGAATGCTTCAATTGCATCCTCGAACTTCTTGGCTTTAGCAAGCCTCCTGATTATTTTGCTCATGGTGACAAATGAGACATACCCTTCCATTCCACTCATCTCCTCGGCCAATTCCCACATCAAATGGAACTTCTTCGACTTCCCCAAGATATCAACCATGAGGTCACACACTTCCGGGGAATGCACATAACCTGTTTGTGATTTGGCCCAAGAGAAGGTCCCGAAGGCAGGCACCCAGTCATTGCTGAACCTCCTCAGAACCTGCTCAAGCAAGCTCTTTGACGGACTTGCGCCGCACCCATTTAGAGCCCGGACAACATCCTCCAGCGACCGACGATGGGTCTTCAAGATTTGGCACATTCTGTCGACATCGGAAATCTCTTCCTTGCCGCTCTTGGGCTTGTGCAGGGCCTTGGTGTGGTCGAGAAGAGGGTAACTCTGGACCCAGTCAGCTAGAGAAGGGATCACGAATTCGTCGCCGGAGTCTGCATTCTCCGGGCCGTTGGGATCGGCATCGAAGTCAAGCCCAACTCCGCGTATCATGAAAACCGGACGACTCGGCGGCGGAACAGAGAGGGCGCCGCGAGATGCAGCGCAGAGGACAAGGAGTGGAACTTCTTAGGATTCCCGAAAGCTGAAGGAGCTTCGAGAGCTCAAGTCGGGTCTTCGGCACCATTTCCGGCGGAACTCCGGCGGGAGAAGCAACTGATCAACCGCGAGCGGAGAGAGACTCAAGATCAGCAGAAATGGCGGCCGACTCCAACTTCCACCGTATGAACGGCTTGGGCCGGAGGCACCAGGCGCTGTGAAAATGGGCTGAGCCCGGGCCCAACCCATCTAAGCTCAGTATGTGCGGGTTATTTTAACTAAATCAACTAGCAGGTGAGACTAGCAACGACAACACCTCAATTGGAAGGGAGAACGTAAATGCAGATTACGCTGGTGCGGATTCAATCCGCCATTTTCAGGCaaagggagaagaagagaagacaGACAGACACATTCTCCGCTCCTTCATTTGTAGTATCCGAGGTATGTATGGCGGtccttctccctctccccGATAACCCATTTCCTCATTGGACACGCCCACTTCGTTTGGTTGAGCTCTGATTCTTGTTCTGGGTCAAACTAATCTTGAATTCACCGACGTCTGTGTTTGTCGCCGATGGGTTTCATGCTCACAGTGAGTTTAAATTTTTGTGGGTAGTTGAGAAGTTTAGTGCTTGATGATGTCGCAGTTTGGAGTGTCACTATCTGCTCTGATTCGGGGTTCTCTGGTCAATCTGCTTCTtggggattttttttcttgatggCATGCAGGGGCCTTGGGACTAAGTATATGCTTCAAGGTCGGAGTTAGGTTTCACCAGTTCTTTGGGCAAAAAAGAAGCatttaacaaaacaaaatggaCAATTTGATCTAAAAAGTATATGCTTCAAGGTCGGAGTAGAAATTTGTGATGTTGTTGTCATTAAAGTCTTTCACTTTCGATGTTCGAGGCATCAAGCAGTATTGTGAATTTACCTAATATTGTCTTCCCTGTTGATCAATCAACAGAGTTGTCATTTATCAACCTGATCTGACATTCCGGTAAATAAAGTTCGATTTTGTATGTTCTTTGGCCTAGTAGCCTCCTTGGTGCACTGGGTTTAGATTCAGAAGCCACTTCACAATTCATCCATAGGTGTTTGTTTGATCCTTTCCGGTGTGTTTTGTGGCAGAGTGCCGGTTGTCAACGTCTAGTGAAATGAAGCGGAGGGGCACTTATGGTAATTTACTAATTCAACTCGTTCGTGTTTGGTAGTTTCGGAACCATGAAGAGGGCAAGGCCATGGGATGACCCAGTGGATTTCGTGCAGTCGGAGGAATCCTCCTCTTCTGATGTCGAGATGGAAAGTCCCTGTCCCATCAGCAAGCCTTCATCCATTAAGAGCACCATCGAGATCCCGACCAGGCAATTATCATCGGAAGGTACTAAGAGCACTCTTGAGTTGAAATTAGTATTTTCTTGCAGACTGTACCAATGTCTTCTCGAAAATTGATTCCCATCAAGTGTTAATTGTCACTGTGCTTCAATAGGTGAACCTAGAATACTCGGCGCTATCTATCATGGTGAATGAAATCTTGTCTTGTCTCTTTACATTTAATTGGAATCATAACCATTATCCACTCTAATCAAGGGCAATAGTCTGGAAATTGCGTTTTCTCGCCTCAGGAAATTCGAAGGAATCCattatataagaaattttGTTTGCTTGTACTGGTTGCCGTAAAAGCAAAATCTTAGATGAGGAACAAAAAAGCTATTGAGTATGCATAATTCAGTCAACTGTTAGATTTCATGACAAGAGGTAACCCCGGAGGTCTCATCATCTCATTAGATGCTCTCTCTGAGCGAACTCTAAAATAGTGATCTTTTCAAAATGCTGAGATGCAGAAAGACTTCTCCAAAGGGCAGAGATATATCAGCTTTACATGAAGCAGATCCCAATACCCACTGAACGTGGTTCTTTGGTTCCTTGTTCCTCATGGACCGAGCTCGGAAGATCACTGAAGGTACTATACCGACAGCCTCTTCATTACCTCACCAACATCCTCCTCAAGAAGTGGGACCAGGAGAGGATTGGGACC
It includes:
- the LOC116190425 gene encoding pentatricopeptide repeat-containing protein At3g22670, mitochondrial-like; the encoded protein is MIRGVGLDFDADPNGPENADSGDEFVIPSLADWVQSYPLLDHTKALHKPKSGKEEISDVDRMCQILKTHRRSLEDVVRALNGCGASPSKSLLEQVLRRFSNDWVPAFGTFSWAKSQTGYVHSPEVCDLMVDILGKSKKFHLMWELAEEMSGMEGYVSFVTMSKIIRRLAKAKKFEDAIEAFKGMNRFGVSKDIKSLNVLMDAMVKGDSVESAEEAFSAFKDEVGLSSESFNILIHGFCKCRKLDDARRVMEEMEKHGLRPDSVSYTCFVDAHCREKDFRSAESILKEMTQKGCPPNVVTYTIYMHALGKAKQINEALGVYEKMKSRGCVPDTSFYNSLIYILSKAGRSKDAQEIFEDMEAEGVDRDVLTYNTMIAAACERSQELVALKLLKKMEEESCQPDLKTYAPLLKMCTRKKRMRVLHFLLSHMLRNNVSIDLGTYELLVRGLCKSGKLDKACSFLEEMVSKGWTPRETICKLLIEKLDAAGMVKEKEHAEKLMSTVK
- the LOC116190414 gene encoding protein RDM1-like, whose translation is MKRARPWDDPVDFVQSEESSSSDVEMESPCPISKPSSIKSTIEIPTRQLSSEERLLQRAEIYQLYMKQIPIPTERGSLVPCSSWTELGRSLKVLYRQPLHYLTNILLKKWDQERIGTKDEDQPLDAIIHPAKAEATIWLVEEVHRLTSSHHHLAQLWLLNPLYQAYVDSIVPEVYSKKR